From Bifidobacterium sp. ESL0790, one genomic window encodes:
- the zwf gene encoding glucose-6-phosphate dehydrogenase: MTEQTSWVNPLRDPRDLRLPRIAGPCSLVIFGVTGDLSKKKLLPAIYDLANRGLLPPSFGLTGFGRRPWSNEEFANFVKENVKARCRTPFRESTWTNLAKGIRFVQGTFDDKSAFERLSETVKELDRDRGTRGNHAFYMSVPPSAFPIVSKQLADSGLAKSSDDAWRRVIIEKPFGHDLESAKELDRVVSEVFDPSSVFRIDHYLGKETVQNMLALRFANSMFEPIWNSNYVDHVQITMAEDIGIGGRAGYYDGIGAARDVIQNHLLQLMALTAMEEPVSFAASDLTAEKTKVLSAVRLPKDLGAYTARGQYSAGWQGSQEVCGYLDEKGIDKSSTTETYAAITLDVDTRRWAGVPFYLRTGKRLGKRVTEIAVVFKRAPHLPFEQTAVRELGNNAIVIRVQPNEGVTMRFGAKVPGATAMEVRDVSMDFSYGRSFTENSPEAYERLILDVLLGDPPLFPTTKEVDLSWKILDPIEEYWATLGQPQPYRAGTWGPKEADEMLARDGRHWRMP; the protein is encoded by the coding sequence CATCGCAGGGCCATGCAGCCTGGTGATTTTCGGTGTCACTGGCGACTTGTCGAAAAAGAAACTGCTGCCCGCCATCTACGACCTGGCCAATCGTGGCCTGCTGCCGCCGAGCTTCGGGCTGACCGGCTTCGGCCGTCGTCCGTGGAGCAACGAGGAGTTCGCCAATTTCGTCAAGGAGAACGTGAAGGCCCGCTGCCGCACGCCGTTCCGCGAGTCGACCTGGACGAACCTCGCCAAGGGGATTCGCTTCGTGCAGGGTACGTTTGACGACAAGTCGGCTTTCGAGCGCCTGAGCGAGACGGTCAAGGAACTCGACCGCGACCGCGGCACCCGCGGCAATCATGCGTTCTACATGTCCGTGCCGCCGAGCGCCTTCCCCATCGTCTCCAAGCAGCTGGCCGATTCCGGACTGGCCAAGTCGAGCGACGACGCCTGGCGCCGCGTGATCATCGAGAAACCGTTTGGTCATGATCTCGAGAGCGCGAAGGAACTCGACCGCGTCGTCTCCGAGGTCTTCGACCCGAGCTCGGTCTTCCGCATCGACCACTACCTCGGCAAGGAGACCGTGCAGAACATGCTGGCGCTGCGCTTCGCCAACTCCATGTTCGAGCCAATCTGGAATTCCAATTACGTCGACCACGTGCAGATCACGATGGCCGAGGACATCGGCATCGGCGGCCGCGCCGGATACTACGACGGCATCGGCGCCGCACGAGACGTCATCCAGAACCACCTGCTGCAGCTGATGGCCCTGACCGCGATGGAGGAGCCGGTGAGCTTCGCCGCCTCCGACCTCACCGCCGAAAAGACGAAGGTGCTTTCCGCCGTTCGCCTGCCAAAGGACCTCGGCGCCTACACCGCACGCGGCCAGTATTCCGCCGGATGGCAGGGTTCGCAGGAAGTCTGCGGCTACCTCGACGAAAAGGGTATCGACAAGTCCAGCACCACCGAGACCTATGCCGCCATCACGCTCGACGTCGATACGCGACGCTGGGCCGGAGTGCCATTCTACCTGCGCACCGGCAAACGCTTGGGCAAGCGCGTCACGGAAATCGCCGTGGTCTTCAAGCGCGCCCCGCACCTGCCCTTCGAGCAGACCGCCGTGCGCGAGCTCGGCAACAACGCCATCGTCATCCGCGTGCAGCCCAACGAGGGCGTCACCATGCGCTTCGGCGCGAAGGTGCCAGGAGCCACCGCCATGGAGGTCCGCGATGTGTCGATGGACTTCAGCTACGGCCGCAGCTTCACCGAAAACTCGCCCGAGGCTTACGAACGCTTGATTCTTGACGTGCTGCTCGGCGATCCGCCGCTCTTCCCGACCACCAAGGAAGTGGACCTGAGCTGGAAGATCCTCGACCCGATCGAGGAATATTGGGCCACGCTCGGCCAGCCGCAGCCTTATCGCGCCGGCACTTGGGGCCCGAAGGAAGCCGACGAAATGCTCGCGCGTGATGGACGCCATTGGAGGATGCCATGA